The Rosa rugosa chromosome 3, drRosRugo1.1, whole genome shotgun sequence sequence GTGACTACAGCTGCATTGCAGGGGAGCAGAATGAAGTGGATGACCGGTTGGCTTGGATCGATCTACCTTCTAGTTGGACCGAGATTGGTTGGACATGTCACCCTTCTCGTTGGGCTGCTTATTTTGGCCTTAATGGGTTAGGATTTGCTTGGTTGTTCTCGACCCATTAGAATTATTagaattttatgtttttatttgttaGTCTATTTTTGGTCTTTAATCCTCTTTTCTATAAGGCCTTGTTTGGTTCGCAGAATAGAAAGCTTAGGAATGGAAATTTTatcatttcctgtgtttggcaCGTCCAAGGAAAAGAATAACTTTCCTGCATGAAGGGAAAATAGGGGGAAAGTGGATCCTCCCACACCCCATGGGATTCACTTTCTCTTGTACTTTCCCTTCATTAATTGCATATTAATTGCCtattttaaatattattttaaagATTATTATTACCAATTTATCCaagaaaattttgaattttgaagtgATTTGATGTTGCTTACTTTCCTATTCATGCACAAACCAAACattggaaaggaaagtaaaatacattTTCATATTACTTTCCTGACATTCCCAAACATTGGAAGGGAAACTAGTGGGAAATCTAGTTTCTCATGCTCATGGGAAATGCCAAAAAACCAATTTCCTTTCCGCAAACCAAACGAGGAATAAAGGGAATATGACATGTTTATCTCTTTTTGAGAGAATAGGTCGCAAAAATCTAGATtgctctgatttttttttttatgttcgTAGAATAAAAGTGCGTATACTTTCAAAAATGTGGGTTTACTGGGGGTATTTGGAACTTGTTCTTTAGAATAGGTCTTTGTACTCTGTAAATTGGCTCTTTCTaacgaccccataggggtgagTCAATTTTGTACTGCTTGTTGAATTTTAATACAATCACTTACCTCCTTCGatcaaaaaaatatttaagagaagAGAGGTTGTCAGTTaaaacaaagttttttttttattacaaaaaTATCCCTTATATATTGAAATACTATGGAACTAAATTAATTAGAAAGAGTAAACAAGTAAACTACAAAATAagggaaaataataaaaataaagaaaaagacttGCATAAATTGTTTATAATCATCACATTCTAATTCTATAGGTAACTTTTTTGACTCCCGCACCTAGCCTATTGAGTTTGTGGATATTCCTAGTTATATTAATGAGCTATCCCATTTGCCCAAAACGTAAACACAAATCTTTATCACaaaatatcaaaacattgtttgcGACCATAATTCAGCAGAATATCAGTACCAGATAAATCTGTTTGGCTTCAGAGCCCCAATATTCTTCTCATGGAACAGTCCAAACATTACTAAAGGTTTTTTGCACAAGAGGGTCGCAAGTATTACCAAATCTCTTTTATGTCTCCTAATAAAAACTATTAATGTGGTTGCTAACAGAAGCTCCCTAGGTGCCTATAAAGGGAGGGGTCATAGCTCCCACTATTACTTTCAAGTTGGCAATAAGTTGCTGAGGTAAAAGTTAGCCAAAACATGAAGTATTCCATCCCTTGCTTTCTGCTAGTTCTCTCCATTTTCTTGGTAAGCACTTCCCAAACAGCTCTAAGTAGCTTCATTCAGTTTCTAATGTTTAACAGCATAGTTTTACAATTTCGATTCAATTCTCAAATTCATCACCGAACCTTTTATGTGTAAACAGTTTTCAGAGCTCACCGATGCGAGAAAGGACATGGGAGGCTACTGGGAGAGTGTGATGAATGACCAGCCCATGCCAGAAGCCATTAAAGAACTCTTCTCCCATCAAGATGAAGATGTGCCATCTCTCTCTGCTTCAACAAACAAGGACGACCGTTTTGTTAGGGACTTCGACATTAGGCCTAATGTCATCATATACCACAGTGCTCATCACGATCATGCTCATCATGAGCCTGAAGAAATGAAGCATGATATGGAACCCAAACCTTATATTCAAACTGTCAATCATGGCTGAAGTAGTATTGATCAGGAATATTTGATTGAAAATCCTGTTTCAAGTGCTATTGTATTAAACCAAGTTTGAAATACCAGAGCTAGTAGTGTTTAATGGATTTTCGTCTTTCGTCTTTCGTCTTTGGTGTATCAGTTGTGCAGTTGTGCTTGGAATTCCACAGGTTTCAATGATATTATGTTTAGACTATTTTAAGGCAGCGATAACTGACTGTTTATTTaagttttaatttattttctttttctggctaACGTTGTTTATAATCATTTTCTTTCACTCGGAAATATAATCAGCCAAACTCATGTTATATGTTGTCAGATTATGAATCTCAACCAACGATTTGAAGTATAATGTCCATATACTGACTTTCTGACTTTGAATATGAAATTCCAAGATTTAAATTAATGAGGAACTTTGCAAGTTTTGAAAGGCAGACACCATTGTTTCTGTACTTTATATGACTGCTTTAAGTTTAGAAATTCCAGCTGCATCAGCAGCAAGGTACATATGATGCATCTTTAATTACACTTTTCCTACTACATTTCTCAACTTAGACTAATTCAAACTCCCACAGTATACAACTTTATTCAAATATAGATAAGATAGGGAAGAACTTTCTTTGAAATATAGAAGTGATCGAAGAACTTAAGGATtgatttaggaaaaaaaaaaaaacctgtttCACTTAGCATCAAAGATTTATCTTCAATTAAAATAACTATTTCCTTGCACTGAACTTCAACTTATTCCCTAGTCTGCTAAATTTTCAACTCCAGCTTCTTCTGTACATTTTGAGTTTTCTAAGTGCATATATGGTGTGTCGGTTTTTATTCTTTCCAACACAAAAACGCCTTTGGGCTGCattatttccttccttctcCTTTCATATGAGTGTTCTCTTCAGTTTCCTTCAGTTTCAATCTTTATGACTTTTTCTCACATGTTCTTTACTTCTCTCATATACACCATCCAAAATCAGTTTTTGAAAGCATAAAGAGGAATTGGCGTTTCTTGGTTTAATTACTGAGTTTACGTTTTGAAGAGGAAGAAGTGAGACCTCTTTGTAAGGAAAAACGTCTCTTCAGTTTTATTCAGTTTCATAATCCTTATGACTTTTGCTCACATGCTCTTCACTTCTCTCGTAAACCATCCAAAATCAGTTTTTTTAAAGCATAATTAAATAGCATTTATTTCTTGGTTTTATTAATGAGTTTACGTTTTGAAACAGAAGACCCCCTCCGTAAGGAAAAACGTGATAAAGCTAGACAAGACAAATAAGGGAGTCATATAACGCCTCATATATGGAAGTTTGTGATAAATATTACTGAACAACCCAACTGcattttgaattgaaaatttCATCAACAACTTTCCTAAAATTGGCTTCTTCTTGCCACCTTTCACTCACTAGAGCAAACAAATTAGTCTTTGGGCCAAACACCAAACCAAAGTCTAAGGTGGGTGAGAGCTGCAAAGATTTTAGTGCCGTCTCCTTTTCATTATATGTCAACAAAAGCAATTGCTCCTTTTAAATGTCCAGTTGACTCAAAATATATGATGCATATATGCACTTGCAATGTCACAGAGCCCTTCAAGTAGTTTGACAATTGATTAAAATCATTTTCTATTTTATGATTGTCATTTTGCTCACCAAGAGAAGACTAGATTTATTGACCTAGTTCAAGAAGTATATAGATAATCTTTACAGCAGGAGTTACATATGCAAATGTGAGTTAAATTGTTTTTTGTAATTTATGCTTCCTTGTAAGAGATGGCCTCTTGTAAGCAGAGTTGATTTATTTATATTAAATTTGTTATATCTCTATCAATTTGGTGTTAGTATATATGTTTATTGAAGaatcaaaatatttaacaagtTCACCACACATGTTTTGACTATATATAAGTTATAGTCATATACTATATATTCTGCATTATTTTCTTACACTGAGGTTGATGTTGGAACCCATACAAGATTATCAGCAGGAAAGAAATGGCACACAGGAGAAGTCCCAGGCTTGATCCTGAGCACACTGAATGATGCATGATTAGGGCTCCAATCAGAAGTATCCAAGTGGCAGACAGCAACAGCGTCAACTCTATCTCCATCTTCACCCCCTAATTCAACTTTGTACACCTTGTTCACACTTTGTTGGCTATGGCAATAGAAAACTGCATAAGGGTAAGGCATATTGTGACATGCCACCATCTTTGGAGCAAAGATTTCTGTAGGCTCTTTCAAAATGGTATAATTCTGGAACAGGGTAGTTGAATTTGTGAGATGGGCAGTGGCTACAGCAGTGAAACGGGTGTTTGGTCCCAACATACTATGAGTGAAATCCAGCATGGATTCTAAGGAAGTGGGACAGAACTTGGTTTCTCCTTTGATGGGTTCAATCTCACATTGCGTAATAGTGTCTTCCATGGCTTTGGCTTGGTGAGAATCTTTGGAGAAAGAGAAGAACTCAAGGAGGTGGGGGAGTTTTTTTGATGAGAAAGGAATTGAATCAGCTTGAGATCTTGgtaaaaaacgaggagattttGAAGGGTCTCTTTTTGGGAAATAGATTGGCATTGTTTTCCCAACTTTCAAGTCCTTGATGGTGAAGAAAATCATATGTGAAGGGTCCATGTGATCCATGTGGGATGATGAATGATGAGCTTGAATTCTTTGATCCATAGGCTTCATCAATTTGTGTGTTGTTTCCAGCTGTTCCTCAGTCAGCTTCCTGCCTGCAATTCCTTGAGCACACTGCATGATAGTTTAGCATATTCTGGAATTGTTAGAAACTATATAAATCTATGAGAAAAGAAGAGAGTGAAACACTTGAAAAATTAAAACTTCAGCTCAACTTATGACCTTTCCTTTTCTCTAACAATTAGAACTAGCTAGAAATTGTTATGCAGCAAGATCATCAATCTTGTCAATCCGAGGATATAACTACGAAGAGAGAATTAGAAAGTATAGTTTTTGGTTTACCATAACCAGCACTAGTAGAAGAAGATGAAGTAAGGGGCACCAGAAAGCAAGACTTGAACCCATGTTTCTTCCCTTAAAAGAACTCAATTCCATTTTCAGAATATATATAGAAAAGATGATCCTTCCCTGGGCAAACCTAAACTCTAAACCAATAGACTAAACTTATTTACAAACCACCACTGAGCAGCTATACTTTGACATATTTATTGAGGCTTATGTTTCTTTGACTTGCTGGTGTTGGGCCTATTGGACCATCcactgttaatttttttttttccttcaacgATCTGTTTTGTGAGGGGAGGTGGGCTCTTCTAGCTCATTTTCTATGGATGGTTGACGCGATGCTGGGAGTAGGGCTGGGCATCCAAGACCGAAGTTCGGGTATCGTCCCTAAACCGTCCCGAAATCCGCCGATACAGGTCAGGATTAAAATTGAAAGTTTACTGTTTGAGCCCGTTCTGAGAAAACGGGCCCGGTACCGGTTCTAGCCCAACCAATACCATTAGGGCCCATCCAGTCTCgttttattaaataaattaaatctcCAATTTTTTACATTACTTGGCAGAGTTTAATTGGGTAACTTAGTCAAATTTATGGGAACACAAAGGAATGACCGCACCTGATCACTAAACATTTTTAACCTAAATGGCTAACTCGATCCCCAATTCTTTTGATCTCTTTTGAGTCTCTCTTCTCCACTCTCCATTCTCCAGttcttcttctgttcttcaTCTAAATCCCCGATCCCCAATTTCTTTCCAATTTCCCCAAATCAGTATTGATTTCACTTCCAGTCTAGTTCATACTTCATCTCCAGTTCAGTTCTTCATTCAAATCATTCGAGCACGCAAATGGATGAATTTGCTGCTAGGCTTCGAAAGAGTGGGATTCAGTTCTTATGGGTTGCTAGGGGAGAAAGTGCTAGGTTGAAAGAGAGTTGTGGTGATATGGGGTTAGTGGTGCCATGGTGTGATCAATTGAAGGTGTTGTGACGTCATTCTTCTGTTGGTGGTTTTTGGACTCATTGCTGGTGGAACTCGACTCTGGAATCTGTGTTTTCTGGTGTTCCAATGCTTACTTCCCCTTTGGCTTTTGATCAATTTCCTAACAGTAGGCGAATTGTTGAAGAGTGGAAGATTGGCCTTCAGAGGGTTAAGAGAGAGGTCAaggtgattaaaaaaaaaagtctgggTTCCCGAAATGGGCCTGGGCCTGACCCGATCCCAATCGGTTTCAGTATCATCTGTACCAGCTTTGAAAAATCGAAGTCTCATCCTGAAA is a genomic window containing:
- the LOC133739831 gene encoding organ-specific protein S2; translation: MKYSIPCFLLVLSIFLFSELTDARKDMGGYWESVMNDQPMPEAIKELFSHQDEDVPSLSASTNKDDRFVRDFDIRPNVIIYHSAHHDHAHHEPEEMKHDMEPKPYIQTVNHG
- the LOC133738420 gene encoding BURP domain-containing protein BNM2A — encoded protein: MELSSFKGRNMGSSLAFWCPLLHLLLLVLVMCAQGIAGRKLTEEQLETTHKLMKPMDQRIQAHHSSSHMDHMDPSHMIFFTIKDLKVGKTMPIYFPKRDPSKSPRFLPRSQADSIPFSSKKLPHLLEFFSFSKDSHQAKAMEDTITQCEIEPIKGETKFCPTSLESMLDFTHSMLGPNTRFTAVATAHLTNSTTLFQNYTILKEPTEIFAPKMVACHNMPYPYAVFYCHSQQSVNKVYKVELGGEDGDRVDAVAVCHLDTSDWSPNHASFSVLRIKPGTSPVCHFFPADNLVWVPTSTSV